The region TGTCCGATTTAATCAGTGTGGCAAAGCTGGCTGGCGTATCTCGCGCTACCGCCGCACGCGCATTTTCTGATCCCCATCTGTTGCGGCCTGACACGCTGGAAAAGGTGTTGGCGGCATCAGAGCAACTCGGATTTCGCCCCAATCACATTGCACGTCAACTGCGCACGCAAAGCTCCACCACGCTGGGTGTGCTGCTGCCTTCGCTGCTTAACCCGATTTTCTCACGCCAGTTACAGGCGATGGAGCGTCAGGCGCGTGCGGCCGGATACGGTTTGCTGGTGGCGACCAGTGATTACCAGCCAGAGCGTGAAGCGGCGATTGTCGAACATATGCTGCGCCAGCGTGTGGCGGGATTGGTGTTGACCGTGGCCGATGCGGATAACAGCGCGGTCCTGACTACGCTGCATGAAGCCAGCATGCCGTTTGTATTGGCGCACAACGTCCCTCAGCAAAGTCACTGGCCCGCCATTTGCGTCGACAACCGCCAGGCGATGCGTGAAGCCACAGAACATTTGCTGTCACTCGGGCATCGCCATATCGGTATGGTCGCCGGGCCGATGCTGCAATCGGATCGTGCGCGCCTGCGTTATCAGGGCTATGGCGACGCTATGCACAGTGCCGGGCTGTCTGCGCTGCCGGTGATTGAGATGACCAGCCATACCCATTCTGATTTCGCGCTGCTGCAACCGCAGTTGCAGGGCGCAGCACCGCTGACGGCGGTGATATGTACCAATGATTTGCTCGCCATCAGCCTGATTGGTGCGGCGGCGCGTGCCGGTGTACGCATCCCGCAGCAACTTTCGGTGATGGGCTTCGACGGCATCGATATTGGCGAGCAGATTGCGCCGTCACTGGCGAGCGTCACTCAGCCAGCCGACATGCTCGGTGCCTGTGCCATCGATATGTTGTTACAACAAGCCAGTCGCGGCACCCGCGTGCTGGCCCATCGGTTGCGGAGCGGTGAGAGTATCGCCGCGCCAGCCACCGCTTTTTGATACCAACACCAGGGAACCACCATGAAATTCCAACGAAAAATGAAAATTTTTGCAGGAGCGATCGCGCTGACCGCCGGTTCGCTGTTCAGTATGATGACGCAGGCCGCCGAAACCGCGATCTGCTACAACTGTCCGCCCGAGTGGGCTGACTGGGGCACACAGCTCAAAGCCATTGCCAAAGATACCGGCATCACCGTGCCACAAGACAACAAAAACTCCGGCCAGGCGCTGGCGCAAATGGTGGCGGAGAAAGGCAATCCGGTGGCAGATGTGGTGTATTACGGCGTCAGTTTCGGCATCCAGGCCGACAGCGCGGGCGTCATCACCGGCTATAAGCCCGCACACTGGGATGACATCCCAGCCGGAATGAAAGATCCGAACGGTAAATGGGTCGCGCTGCACTCGGGCACCATGGGCTTTATGGTCAACGTGGATGCGCTCGGCGGCGCGCCAGTGCCACAATCCTGGGATGACCTGCTGAAACCAGAGTACAAAGGGATGATTGGCTACCTCGACCCGGCCAGCGCCTTTGTCGGCTATGTGGCGGCGGTGGCCGTTAACCAGGCGAAAGGCGGCAACATGCAGGACTTCACGCCAGCGCTGAACTGGTTCAAGAAGTTGCAGGCCAACCAGCCAATCGTACCGAAGCAAACTGCCTACGCGCGCCTGCTCTCTGGCGAAATCCCGATTCTGCTCGACTACGACTTCAATGCTTATCGCGCCAAATATAAAGATCACGCCAACGTCGCGTTTGTGATCCCGAAAGAGGGCACGGTGACGGTTCCTTATGTCATCAGCCTGGTGAAGAATGCGCCACACGAAGCCAACGGCAAGAAAGTGATCGATTATGTGCTGTCGGACAAAGGTCAGGCGATATGGGCCAATGCCTTCCTGCGACCAGTGCGTACTTCAGCGATGTCACCCGAAGCGAAAAAATTCTTCCTGCCGGATAGCGACTACGCCCGCGCCCAAACCGTCGACTATCAGCAGATGGCCGATGCGCAGAAAGCCTTCTCTGCTAAGTACCTGAGCGAGATCCACTGATCATGTCGATTCCCGACACCCTGGCGGCTTCACGCCGCCAGGCTCGCACTTTGCCGGGCAGCCGCTGGCTGTGGCTGACGCTGCCCGCACTGCTGTTTTTCTGTGCCTTCTGGCTGCTGCCGTTTGCCCGTCTGCTGCAAATCGGTATGCAGAACGATCGCACCACACAGCACAGTGGCTACTGGACGGTGATCAGTCAGCCTAATTACCTGTTCAGTCTGTTGAATACCGTGTTGTTGTCATTGGCTGTCACGCTCGTGACGCTGGTGATTGCCGCTGTTGTCGGCTGTTTTCTGGCGCGTCAACGCTTTGCGGGGCGCGGCACTTTGCTCGCCTTATTGACCTTCCCGCTGGCCTTTCCCGGCGTCGTGGTCGGTTTTCTGGTGGTGATGCTGGCTGGCCGTCAGGGCTTGCTGGCGCAAATTAGCATGAGCCTGGTGCACGAGCGCTGGACGCTGGCTTACTCACTGACCGGCCTGTTTATTGGCTATCTCTATTTCTCGCTGCCGCGCGCCATCGTCACGCTTGTCGCGGCCAGTGAAAAACTTGACCGTTCGCTGGAAGAGGCGGCACGTTCACTCGGTGCCAGCCAGTGGCGCATTACCTGGGATGTGATTGTGCCGGGTTTGCAGCCAGCGTTGCTCTCGACCGGCGCACTCTGTTTCGCCACCAGTATGGGCGCGTTTGGCACCGCTTTCACCCTTGGCACCGATTTGGCGGTGTTACCGCTGACCATTTATGGCGAATTTACTAACTACGCTAACTTCGCTACGGCGGCGGCGCTGTCAGTGGTGATGGGCGCGGTCGCCTGGCTGGCGCTCATGCTGGCGCGCCGTCTGGCACACAAGGGGGCAGCATGAATCGTCGCGGATTGTTTAGCCTGCAGCTGCTGGTCACCACGCTCACCGCGCTGTTTATGATCGTGCCGGTGGTGCTGTCGATGCTGGCAGGTGTCACCAATAACTACTTTATCGGCCTGCGCAGCGGTTTGACCCTGAAATGGGTTGAGCAAGTGTGGGAAATGTATGCCGACACCTTTTGGCTGTCGTTGCTGATAGCGCTGTTCTGCTTGCTGGTCACTCTGGTGATTGGCGTGCCAGCCGCGTGGGGTTTATTGAAAGCGCCCGGCCGCTGGGCAGCACGTATTGAAGAGTGCCTGATGTTGCCCGTGGCGCTGCCCGGCTTAGCCACTGCGCTCGGCATCATTCTGCTTTACGGCCAGTTTTCCGGCCTGCGTGACAGTTGGGTGTTTATTCTGATTGGTCATGTGCTGTTTACGCTGCCGT is a window of Pantoea rwandensis DNA encoding:
- a CDS encoding substrate-binding domain-containing protein; its protein translation is MSDLISVAKLAGVSRATAARAFSDPHLLRPDTLEKVLAASEQLGFRPNHIARQLRTQSSTTLGVLLPSLLNPIFSRQLQAMERQARAAGYGLLVATSDYQPEREAAIVEHMLRQRVAGLVLTVADADNSAVLTTLHEASMPFVLAHNVPQQSHWPAICVDNRQAMREATEHLLSLGHRHIGMVAGPMLQSDRARLRYQGYGDAMHSAGLSALPVIEMTSHTHSDFALLQPQLQGAAPLTAVICTNDLLAISLIGAAARAGVRIPQQLSVMGFDGIDIGEQIAPSLASVTQPADMLGACAIDMLLQQASRGTRVLAHRLRSGESIAAPATAF
- a CDS encoding ABC transporter substrate-binding protein, whose amino-acid sequence is MKIFAGAIALTAGSLFSMMTQAAETAICYNCPPEWADWGTQLKAIAKDTGITVPQDNKNSGQALAQMVAEKGNPVADVVYYGVSFGIQADSAGVITGYKPAHWDDIPAGMKDPNGKWVALHSGTMGFMVNVDALGGAPVPQSWDDLLKPEYKGMIGYLDPASAFVGYVAAVAVNQAKGGNMQDFTPALNWFKKLQANQPIVPKQTAYARLLSGEIPILLDYDFNAYRAKYKDHANVAFVIPKEGTVTVPYVISLVKNAPHEANGKKVIDYVLSDKGQAIWANAFLRPVRTSAMSPEAKKFFLPDSDYARAQTVDYQQMADAQKAFSAKYLSEIH
- a CDS encoding ABC transporter permease, with translation MSIPDTLAASRRQARTLPGSRWLWLTLPALLFFCAFWLLPFARLLQIGMQNDRTTQHSGYWTVISQPNYLFSLLNTVLLSLAVTLVTLVIAAVVGCFLARQRFAGRGTLLALLTFPLAFPGVVVGFLVVMLAGRQGLLAQISMSLVHERWTLAYSLTGLFIGYLYFSLPRAIVTLVAASEKLDRSLEEAARSLGASQWRITWDVIVPGLQPALLSTGALCFATSMGAFGTAFTLGTDLAVLPLTIYGEFTNYANFATAAALSVVMGAVAWLALMLARRLAHKGAA
- a CDS encoding ABC transporter permease, which gives rise to MNRRGLFSLQLLVTTLTALFMIVPVVLSMLAGVTNNYFIGLRSGLTLKWVEQVWEMYADTFWLSLLIALFCLLVTLVIGVPAAWGLLKAPGRWAARIEECLMLPVALPGLATALGIILLYGQFSGLRDSWVFILIGHVLFTLPFMMRPVLAVMQAVDMPRLEEASASLGASLWQRFFTVVVPNCRNGILAGAFMVITLSVGEFNITWMLHTPLTKTLPVGLADSYASMRLEVGSAYTLIFILMILPLLLMLNAVNHWLNRAVSRQNKEAA